Proteins co-encoded in one Arachis hypogaea cultivar Tifrunner chromosome 13, arahy.Tifrunner.gnm2.J5K5, whole genome shotgun sequence genomic window:
- the LOC112792656 gene encoding probable magnesium transporter NIPA1 isoform X2: MEATKDNVTGLILAVSSSVFIGSSFIIKKMGLRRAATTGKRAATGGHSYLLEPFWWIGMISMIVGEIANFAAYAFAPAILVTPLGALSIIFSAVLAHFILKERLHIFGVLGCALCVVGSTTIVLHAPHERIIHSVKEVWELATEPGFILYTCAMIIVVNFLIFYCVPRYGQTHMIVYIGICSFTGSITVMSVKAVGIALKLTFEGTNQFKYFQTWFFTLIVLGCCLLQINYLNKDWASQNASQIATEMCGFVTILSGTFLLHKTKDMGEKSVLPPPVFMTPEHTRNDSEAI; the protein is encoded by the exons ATGGAGGCAACCAAGGACAATGTTACTGGGCTTATTCTGGCCGTTTCGTCCAGCGTTTTCATTGGTTCTAGCTTCATAATCAAGAAGATGGGGCTTCGAAGAGCAGCCACTACAGGGAAAAGAGCAG CCACTGGAGGGCATTCATACCTACTTGAACCGTTTTGGTGGATTGGAATGATCTCAA TGATAGTTGGGGAAATAGCCAATTTTGCAGCCTATGCATTTGCACCTGCGATTCTTGTAACCCCTTTAGGAGCCTTAAGTATCATTTTCAG TGCAGTGCTAGCTCACTTTATCTTGAAAGAGAGATTGCACATCTTTGGTGTGCTTGGATGTGCTCTTTGTGTGGTTGGATCTACAACTATTGTTTTACATGCTCCGCATGAAAGAATCATTCATTCTGTCAAGGAAGTTTGGGAGCTTGCAACAGAGCCAG GTTTTATTTTGTACACTTGTGCTATGATCATTGTGGTTAATTTTCTCATTTTCTATTGCGTTCCACGCTATGGACAGACCCATATGATAGTATATATTGGAATATGTTCTTTCACAGGCTCAATTACG GTTATGAGCGTGAAAGCAGTAGGAATAGCTCTGAAGCTTACATTTGAAGGCACAAATCAATTCAAGTACTTTCAGACCTGGTTTTTTACACTGATCGTGTTAGGATGTTGTCTTTTACAGATTAATTACTTGAACAAG GACTGGGCCTCGCAAAATGCATCGCAAATCGCCACTGAGATGTGCGGCTTTGTCACGATTTTATCCGGGACCTTTCTCCTTCACAAAACTAAGGACATGGGAGAGAAATCGGTACTTCCTCCCCCTGTGTTCATGACTCCAGAACACACTAGAAACGACTCAGAAGCAATATAG
- the LOC112792656 gene encoding probable magnesium transporter NIPA1 isoform X1, with product MEATKDNVTGLILAVSSSVFIGSSFIIKKMGLRRAATTGKRAATGGHSYLLEPFWWIGMISMIVGEIANFAAYAFAPAILVTPLGALSIIFSAVLAHFILKERLHIFGVLGCALCVVGSTTIVLHAPHERIIHSVKEVWELATEPGFILYTCAMIIVVNFLIFYCVPRYGQTHMIVYIGICSFTGSITVMSVKAVGIALKLTFEGTNQFKYFQTWFFTLIVLGCCLLQINYLNKALDTFNTAVVSPVYYVMFTTFTIFASMIMFKDWASQNASQIATEMCGFVTILSGTFLLHKTKDMGEKSVLPPPVFMTPEHTRNDSEAI from the exons ATGGAGGCAACCAAGGACAATGTTACTGGGCTTATTCTGGCCGTTTCGTCCAGCGTTTTCATTGGTTCTAGCTTCATAATCAAGAAGATGGGGCTTCGAAGAGCAGCCACTACAGGGAAAAGAGCAG CCACTGGAGGGCATTCATACCTACTTGAACCGTTTTGGTGGATTGGAATGATCTCAA TGATAGTTGGGGAAATAGCCAATTTTGCAGCCTATGCATTTGCACCTGCGATTCTTGTAACCCCTTTAGGAGCCTTAAGTATCATTTTCAG TGCAGTGCTAGCTCACTTTATCTTGAAAGAGAGATTGCACATCTTTGGTGTGCTTGGATGTGCTCTTTGTGTGGTTGGATCTACAACTATTGTTTTACATGCTCCGCATGAAAGAATCATTCATTCTGTCAAGGAAGTTTGGGAGCTTGCAACAGAGCCAG GTTTTATTTTGTACACTTGTGCTATGATCATTGTGGTTAATTTTCTCATTTTCTATTGCGTTCCACGCTATGGACAGACCCATATGATAGTATATATTGGAATATGTTCTTTCACAGGCTCAATTACG GTTATGAGCGTGAAAGCAGTAGGAATAGCTCTGAAGCTTACATTTGAAGGCACAAATCAATTCAAGTACTTTCAGACCTGGTTTTTTACACTGATCGTGTTAGGATGTTGTCTTTTACAGATTAATTACTTGAACAAG GCATTAGACACTTTCAACACTGCTGTCGTATCACCAGTTTACTATGTCATGTTTACAACATTTACTATTTTTGCCAGCATGATCATGTTTAAG GACTGGGCCTCGCAAAATGCATCGCAAATCGCCACTGAGATGTGCGGCTTTGTCACGATTTTATCCGGGACCTTTCTCCTTCACAAAACTAAGGACATGGGAGAGAAATCGGTACTTCCTCCCCCTGTGTTCATGACTCCAGAACACACTAGAAACGACTCAGAAGCAATATAG
- the LOC140178043 gene encoding uncharacterized protein yields MIPPRRKKWTEAEEKTLIDKYGEMVGDGTLAKMRTREKKFKPIACHVNTIHHLRDPVAFPWQWSWKDVSTKVQNMRHQYLLVKQKIKKPEFSGSENGSSHGGDCDGDFDWVEGLTHWSNFLRYKDVFGDVPLGVGGHGSGGDLMAVVDGDRDHDHDHGDGFIDGSGGGGGGEMDIVEFEQIGHGEDGDFGAAMDNEVMGLGFEYDVEEGEENCNGSGGSRARDDVENGYVCENGELTGLNLKKKRKVVKGMEKKAWRFLANQLRQLREMEARFEQREMDRERERQRRENVRVELDKQWEKRLEEREKDRMKARRQWMPKWEAMEKENEEMERKRRDEELIREREREERMNCRRLEWKKRVDEMLNQHRAEMGQMQTRILHEQQNLTSQLLGIFSQWTAQPAGLSDHTSASNHYLSQMMQNLHHVNGMVHGDTRVEGDNQEDQFIVDG; encoded by the coding sequence ATGATTCCTCCTCGACGGAAGAAATGGACAGAAGCGGAGGAGAAAACCCTAATCGACAAGTATGGCGAGATGGTCGGTGACGGCACGCTCGCGAAGATGAGAACTCGCGAGAAGAAGTTCAAACCAATCGCCTGTCACGTCAACACGATCCACCACCTCCGCGACCCTGTCGCGTTCCCTTGGCAGTGGTCCTGGAAGGACGTGTCCACAAAAGTGCAGAACATGCGCCACCAGTACCTCCTTGTTAAGCAGAAGATCAAGAAGCCTGAGTTCTCCGGGTCGGAGAACGGCTCTTCTCACGGTGGGGATTGTGATGGTGATTTTGATTGGGTGGAGGGACTCACGCATTGGTCTAATTTTCTGAGGTACAAGGATGTGTTTGGGGATGTCCCACTTGGTGTTGGTGGTCATGGTAGTGGTGGTGATTTGATGGCGGTCGTTGACGGGGATCGAGATCACGATCATGATCACGGAGATGGGTTTATtgatggtagtggtggtggtgggggtGGGGAAATGGATATAGTTGAGTTTGAGCAGATTGGTCACGGTGAGGATGGGGATTTTGGGGCTGCTATGGACAATGAAGTGATGGGTTTGGGGTTTGAGTATGATGTTGAGGAAGGGGAGGAGAATTGTAATGGGAGTGGTGGCAGTCGGGCGAGGGATGATGTGGAGAACGGGTATGTGTGTGAAAATGGGGAATTGACGgggttgaatttgaagaagaagaggaaggtgGTTAAGGGGATGGAAAAGAAGGCATGGAGGTTTCTAGCTAACCAGCTGAGACAGTTGAGGGAAATGGAGGCTCGATTCGAGCAGCGTGAGATGGATAGAGAAAGGGAGAGACAAAGGAGGGAGAACGTCCGAGTGGAGCTTGATAAGCAGTGGGAGAAGAGactggaggagagggagaaggataGGATGAAGGCAAGGAGGCAGTGGATGCCTAAGTGGGAAGCTATGGAGAAGGAGAATGAAGAGATGGAAAggaaaagaagagatgaagagttGATTCGTGAGAGGGAACGGGAAGAGAGAATGAATTGCAGGAGGCTAGAATGGAAGAAGAGGGTTGATGAGATGCTAAATCAGCACCGAGCAGAGATGGGCCAAATGCAAACCCGAATACTTCATGAGCAACAAAACCTTACTAGCCAGTTACTTGGTATATTCTCTCAATGGACTGCTCAACCTGCTGGTTTATCTGATCATACTAGTGCTAGCAACCATTATCTTTCACAAATGATGCAAAATTTGCATCATGTGAACGGAATGGTTCATGGTGACACCAGGGTTGAGGGAGACAATCAAGAAGATCAATTCATTGTTGATGGATGA
- the LOC112792657 gene encoding disease resistance protein RUN1: MECRSIQSMASSSTRPKYDVFVSFRGEDVRNTFADHLFAAFRKNGIVAFRDDRNLMQGQHISTELVQAIEGSQVLIVIFSKNYATSSWCLQELAKMLDCSNTITESNLLPIFYDVSPSEVRKQTGNYGKALAEHEERFKDNSNMVQQWRESLLQVSNLSGWDIQNKQENGEIEKIVKRVRSKLGCNSVSVDGLVGMQSRVEELENLIDFNSDNEVRVVGVCGMGGIGKSTLARVVYGRNLHKFGAHSFVDDISKVFRGGGLLSLQKQLVCQITNGEIQDIYNHYQAESLIKTMLRCQKALIVLDNADEVEQLENLGVTRDCLCPGSRIVVTSRDQHVLNSFGLDETYKVQLLNEDEAHQLFCEKAFDDNIIMSRDEISREYKKLTDLALKYAQGLPLAIKVLGSYLRSRDISVWRSALDRLKNNPKKEIADVLQLSFDGLEPLEKEIFLDIACFFNHEPKWIVEDMLYCRGLHPKIGISVLTDKSLITIDECGDIRMHDLLRELGMRIVRQSAPNEPWKWSRIWSKEDFQRIMFGNTVTDDVKAVQLEGSYEERNMTLRAETLSRMRRLEFLKIKKVSFSGSFNSISSELRYLEWEEYPFTYFSSCCKLSKLSKLVLQNSNIKQLWDGTMCLDNLKELNLSDSENLVKPPNLSQAPNLERLFLRGCRKLKHIHPSTGDLRKLLVLDLSGCTSLMSFPITIFGISSLKYVNLSGCSRLFGGKELENGSESSIQCQSTVWSTFKRLKLRLPFHFFNSSKSRYNHAFHLWRLSVARLSCVYYLDLSYCNLHTIPEAISSLHYLEFLYFTGNNIVRVPDFINKLPRLRVLELDNCKRLMYVDEFPLPLPLPYPAAERTKLVKWGEWRMLNCPKIVEKERLSGMGSSWMREYIKVHNESTGFLAIVIPGSGVPIPRWFKHQNKGADNSMWIESFPNANDNNWIGIALCAQIAVQLDRTISINLYFYDQTGKGNLVYSIFWPKKEEEVRGELVQLCLFYFSRQLLIQDGKQHDLDGSRFEFKVDYQSYVDNERLEVKKWGMRVVLNQDLE; encoded by the exons ATGGAGTGCAGGAGCATCCAAAGCATGGCATCAAGTAGCACAAGACCCAAATATGACGTGTTTGTGAGCTTCAGAGGTGAGGACGTACGCAACACCTTCGCTGATCATCTCTTTGCCGCTTTCCGTAAAAACGGAATAGTTGCATTCAGGGACGATAGGAATCTGATGCAAGGACAGCACATCTCCACTGAGCTGGTACAAGCAATTGAAGGATCTCAGGTTCTCATTGTCATCTTCTCTAAGAACTATGCTACTTCTTCATGGTGCTTGCAGGAACTCGCTAAGATGCTTGATTGCAGCAATACGATAACAGAATCAAATCTGTTGCCTATTTTCTATGATGTTAGTCCGTCTGAGGTGCGTAAACAGACCGGAAACTATGGGAAAGCGTTGGCTGAGCATGAAGAAAGATTCAAAGATAACTCAAATATGGTGCAACAATGGAGGGAATCTCTGCTGCAAGTCTCTAATCTCTCTGGTTGGGATATACAAAATAA GCAGGAGAATGGAGAGATTGAAAAAATTGTTAAAAGGGTGAGAAGCAAATTAGGTTGCAATTCGGTAAGTGTGGATGGGTTGGTTGGGATGCAATCTCGTGTGGAAGAATTGGAAAACCTGATTGATTTCAACTCCGATAATGAAGTTCGGGTTGTAGGCGTTTGTGGCATGGGTGGGATAGGAAAGTCAACACTTGCTAGGGTCGTGTATGGTAGAAACCTTCATAAATTTGGTGCTCATTCTTTTGTTGACGATATAAGCAAAGTTTTTCGTGGAGGTGGTCTACTTTCTCTACAAAAGCAACTTGTTTGTCAAATTACAAATGGAGAGATCCAAGATATATACAATCATTACCAGGCTGAGAGTTTGATAAAAACTATGCTACGCTGTCAAAAGGCTCTGATTGTTCTAGATAATGCCGATGAAGTTGAACAGTTAGAGAACCTTGGCGTGACTCGTGATTGTCTATGTCCAGGAAGCAGAATTGTAGTAACTTCTAGAGATCAACATGTCTTGAACTCTTTTGGGCTAGATGAAACATACAAAGTTCAACTCTTGAATGAGGAtgaagctcatcaattgttttGTGAAAAAGCTTTTGATGATAATATAATTATGAGTCGTGACGAGATTAGCAGAGAGTACAAAAAGTTGACGGATCTTGCACTTAAATATGCTCAAGGCCTTCCCTTGGCAATTAAAGTTTTGGGGTCATATCTACGCAGTCGAGATATCTCTGTATGGAGAAGTGCCCTAGATAGActgaaaaataatccaaagaaGGAAATCGCAGATGTGCTTCAACTTAGTTTTGATGGATTGGAACCCCTCGAAAAGGAAATATTTTTGGACATTGCTTGTTTCTTTAACCACGAACCTAAATGGATTGTGGAAGACATGTTGTACTGTCGTGGTCTTCATCCAAAGATTGGAATAAGTGTACTTACGGATAAATCATTAATAACAATTGATGAATGTGGCGATATTAGAATGCATGACCTGTTGCGAGAGTTAGGCATGAGAATAGTTCGGCAAAGTGCTCCAAATGAGCCATGGAAGTGGAGTAGGATATGGAGCAAAGAGGATTTTCAACGTATTATGTTTGGAAATACG GTAACTGATGATGTTAAGGCCGTGCAATTGGAGGGATCATATGAAGAAAGAAATATGACATTAAGAGCAGAAACATTATCAAGAATGAGACGACTTgaatttctcaaaataaaaaaagttagttTTTCTGGAAGTTTTAATAGCATTTCTAGCGAATTGCGATATCTTGAGTGGGAAGAGTATCCGTTTACGTATTTTTCATCATGTTGTAAGCTATCCAAGCTTTCGAAATTAGTCTTGCAAAACAGCAACATCAAGCAACTATGGGATGGCACAATG TGTCTGGACAATTTGAAGGAATTGAATCTCTCTGACTCCGAAAATCTTGTGAAGCCTCCAAACCTTAGCCAGGCTCCAAATCTTGAGCGGCTGTTCCTTAGAGGATGTAGAAAGCTTAAGCACATACATCCATCAACTGGAGACCTAAGAAAACTTCTTGTGTTAGATTTGAGTGGGTGCACAAGTTTAATGAGTTTTCCCATCACTATATTTGGTATATCTTCACTAAAATACGTTAATCTGAGCGGGTGCTCAAGATTATTTGGTGGGAAAGAGTTGGAAAATGGAAGTGAGAGTAGTATCCAATGCCAATCGACAGTATGGTCCACTTTTAAAAGGCTTAAGCTTAGGTTACCATtccatttcttcaattcttctaaAAGTAGATACAACCATGCGTTCCATCTGTGGAGGCTTTCTGTGGCTCGCTTAAGCTGCGTGTATTATCTTGACCTAAGTTATTGTAATCTGCATACTATCCCTGAGGCCATATCATCCTTACATTATTTAGAGTTCTTATATTTCACGGGAAACAATATAGTTAGAGTACCTGATTTCATAAACAAGCTTCCCAGACTGAGAGTGTTGGAGTTAGATAACTGCAAACGGCTAATGTATGTAGATGAGTTCCCATTACCATTACCATTACCCTATCCAGCGGCAGAGCGAACAAAACTTGTGAAATGGGGAGAATGGAGGATGTTGAACTGCCCGAAAATAGTAGAGAAGGAAAGGTTGAGTGGAATGGGAAGTTCATGGATGAGAGAGTACATTAAG GTACACAATGAATCCACTGGTTTCCTTGCTATTGTAATACCAGGGAGTGGAGTTCCAATTCCAAGGTGGTTTAAGCATCAGAATAAGGGGGCGGATAATTCAATGTGGATAGAATCATTTCCGAATGCCAATGACAACAATTGGATTGGCATTGCCCTTTGTGCCCAGATTGCTGTTCAATTGGATAGAACCATTTCCATTAACCTCTACTTTTACGACCAAACAGGAAAAGGCAACCTCGTGTACAGTATCTTTTGGCCTaaaaaggaggaggaggtgaGGGGTGAATTGGTTCAGCTCTGCCTATTCTATTTTTCTCGCCAACTACTCATTCAGGATGGAAAGCAGCATGATCTTGATGGATCCCGCTTTGAATTCAAAGTAGATTACCAAAGCTATGTCGATAATGAGCGTTTGGAAGTGAAGAAGTGGGGAATGCGTGTGGTACTGAACCAGGATTTGGAGTAA